aaaaaagatccAAAAGTACCTCCGAATGATTCCATGTGACGCATGCCATTTATTCCAAGTGTTCTGGGGGTATACAATAGGGTTTGAtggaaaaacaaactgaaatttaTTGAATTATTTAACTAAAATCCTGAGCTTGGCTGTTGGTCTTCTGTGCACAGCTACGCAACATGCACATTCTTTTAGCACCGCAATTCACTCCATCTCACTCAGAAAAAGAACACAAGTTGAGAGAAATCAAGattaacaaaaacacaacatgaaaTACAATCCATCTActttctaaataataataaaataaatccaaTGAGTCATAAGAAGTTATCATGTTCACACCTGTCAACTGTATATGGATAAAGATACAGATACTTTTTTGGGATTGCTTTGTATTTCAtgtgtatttattaatcttgatTTCTTACAATTTGTTTGCTTTTTCTGGGTGAGATGGAGTGAAACGCAGCGTTAATAGTGTCTCACAAATGTGCATGTCAAGGTCAGGATTTTTGTTAAAGAatacatatatttgtttttttttttaaacaaacccTATTGAACACTTGAAAATATGGCATGTCACAGAGATCATTCTGTGATACCTTTGCATCTTTTAAAAAGCTTGATGCTGATCACTTTTCACTGCCGTTATATGGAAATGTGCTAgtgtgacatttttttaaaattcctCTTTTTTTTGGTCATGGCATGTAGAAAAATGGTGGATTGAGCTGTGGTTctcaaccctgttcctggacaAGTGTAATAGTAGCTTTGTATATTTTCTGATTAATTGAGCAGGAATAGTTAAGGGCTTTTCTTTCAATAAATATTGTTTGACCTCTTAAAGGTGTTGAAATCTGCATTGCCACACCTGGCCGTCTGATAGACTTCCTGGAGGCAGGAAAAACCAACCTACGCCGTTGCACCTACCTGGTGCTAGATGAGGCTGATCGTATGTTGGACATGGGTTTTGAACCCCAAATCCGCAAAATTGTTGACCAAATTAGAGTAAGTACTTTCCTTTTGTGAAACATTCTTTTTGTCCGTCTTAAACCTTTGTTTACTTAACTGTATTTGACAGTTCATGGATGTTAAAATTACACGCACATTAGTGCTAGACTGAAAATCTAGGATAATCGGCAGTAATAATGGACTCAAAAAAAGGGCCTTGTCTGTGTTTAAGATTGCTACCCATAATCACTTTCCTTAGAATACATATCATTAAGCTCAATTGTTTACGTTTGCTGCTATTCCTGTTTCCTTCAGCCTGACAGACAGACTCTCATGTGGAGTGCTACCTGGCCTAAAGAAGTGCGTCAGCTGGCTGAAGATTTCCTCCATGACTATGTCCAAATCAATATAGGAGCTCTAGAACTAAGCGCAAACCACAACATCTTGCAAATAGTGGATGTCTGCATGGAAAATGAAAAAGACAACAAGTAAGCTGATTTACCAGTGATGTCTCTAAAGTAGTGGATATGAAATTTATTGAGCTTTTATTAAGTTATTCAGGCATTGTGATTTGTGTTGGTTTACTTTCCTATTTGTCGGTATAAATCAAGATGAAAATGTTTCAAAGACATTTGTGCTCAAAGGCTGATTCAGCTGATGGAGGAAATCATGGCTGAAAAGGAGAACAAAACCATAATCTTTGTTGAGACAAAGAAACGTTGTGATGAACTGACTCGTAGGATGCGAAGAGATGGGTGAGACAAATTTTTATAATCCCTCTTAAAGGTTTTTGCAAAATTATATAGTATGCTGATGTAATTTGTGTTCTGTCTTTTTCCAGGTGGCCTGCAATGTGTATTCATGGTGACAAGAGCCAACCAGAGAGGGACTGGGTACTATCAGGTGAAGTTTTTAAGCTTCACATTTTATTGAAGCAGGCTGTCACAATTTTTCCTGACTGTTCTCACTGCATTGTGCTGTGTATTTCAGAGTTTCGCAGTGGAAAAGCTCCAATTTTGATCGCCACTGACGTTGCATCACGGGGTCTGGGTATGTTCTGATACTTGATACTCATTCAGAAccatttctgattttttttttttttatacaattcTAAACCGAATGATTATCTGATCGCCACTAAATAATACAGATAATATATAGACAACTCGATGACATGTACAACACTGACACATGCAGTCACATAATTGTGAAAAGTTCAGTGACGTCTCAAACTTTGACAACAGAGATGCACTGGTTAAGCAGATGTCATTCCTAGTCACAAAACACGGGACTACAAACTGCTCATCTTTTTGGAGAAATTCGTTGTTTTGAAAGCAAAATCACTTCTGTGAGATCCAAAAAATTGACTATAATAGATTTAACCTTAAATACATGAAATCATAAAACTTGATTGAAATGTTTGCTACACACTTGTTCTTTCACAAGAAATTCCCACTGAAGCATGTCCTCTTATATGTAATTGACTTTTTTCACACCTTAGCAGTTTGCATCCCTGCAAACAGCTAATCAAACAGTGTTTTCAagtaattatgtaattatgtcAGACAGAAACCTAAATGATCACTGAAGTAATCGATAAATAAGTGCACTAGTCAAATATCGCTAACAATGAAACTTGGTCGATGCACACAGCCAAGTCCCATGTCCTGTATGTTCACACTTATAGTTTGGTTCTTTTGGACCGGACCAAAAAAAGAAAgggatacatttttgttttaaatttaatttaaccaaaCTGGCCAAGTGTGAACATTCTTAGtggaattcttaaaaaaaaaaaaaaatcaaatatataaagtgcagtttatttgtatagcgctttttacagtACGCACtgatattaagatatttaagatattataaacatGAACATCAAGGAGTGTTCACATTGACAACTATTTACAGTAGCCATGCCATTCATTTTCAAAGAGAGTTGAAGATTTCCATCAATGTGTGACAGCTGTATCAGGTGGTGGATCGCAGTTAAGTAGGAACTCTCACCAACAGCACAGAGATTTGGTAACATCCAGTTATTTAATCCGTATCAGTGTGAACGCCCCTGTACTTTTCGTCAGCTCCAGTTGATGAACAGAGAACGCTGTTTTGTGTACTTGAAGGCTTAGGTATATTTCATTTTCCACATTCCACTTCATCCCGTGCATCTTGTGGCCCTTTCTTTTCAGTTGCTCAAATCATTTGCACATGTGCTGTGGTCTGCACACAAGTCTCCACAGATACAAAAACAGTGTGCACAGTAGGGATCTACATCTCCATAACTGAGGCCTATGTGATACGCATCTCAATGCATAGCCAATGATCCATTAAAGATACATATGAAGCAGCTACCGATACGATACGATTCAACTGTTACAATGCAGTGCAATCCTATTTTGATTCTATTCAACACAGTGCGAATCAATGCACTACGTTGCAATGGAAAAAGTTATGATGCTATGCAATTGAATTCAGATCGCTTTTATTTCTTTGGTTCAGACAGACAGCAAATCATAAATTAACTTAAGTGCTTTCTGACTTCTAACGCATGGCCCTTTCACAAACAGGCCTTTGTAGTGCCATGTTAATCTATATTTTATGTGACTCTCACGACATGCCTCGGTCTCCATAGTGTTAAGATGTTAAGTGTTAACTGTCCACAATATATGGAGTGGAATGCGGAAAAGTATACTTTTGGATTAAGAGTTTTAAGAAATTAAGAAATTCAAATTTATAGTTTAAGCACATAGAAATCAGTACCTAGAATTCTGCcttgtcttttttgttttggaTTATTTTGGTTTGCACCTTAATTGTTTGATGTTTTTACCTACAGCAATTcttctttcactctctctctcttctccaaCCTGTCCTTTTCTCTCTTATCTTTTCTTCCCAGCCTTCACTTGTTTGAGCAATATGCATATTTATTGACTAGTTGTCAAGTTTACCTTAAATCGTAAAAAGGACTCTGGGCTGACGGTGACTGACTGGTGGGCTGCTTCGTCAGTTTCCACATCCACAAGATGTTCCAGACATGTTAAACTTGTGCTGTCTGTTTCTTGTTACTAATGTAAAAATCCTCGCACATGTGGGGCTCACCGGCTCGCTGTTGACCCTAGCACGGATCTAGGGGAGCTGCTACCCTTCCCTCCTCTTCCCTGGGTCCTAATTCCAGTCTCCTtcctgaacaaattgtgtcCAAGTGTCCAGTTATCTTGGAAGATGTTAGTCAGTAGTCATGGTCAGAATAGAGATGGTCAGAACTTTTACTAcactttttataaatattttactttattactttttttgtgcaaaacttctTTCTGGAATCATTCAAATCTGGGTGAAAAATTACCTCACAAAAGATATTAGAAATTgctattttgttttgtctggGTATGTTTGGGTTATTCTAGAGGGTCTTACACTATTATTGTTCTTTTTCCCCTTCAGGATTTTTGACTTCCTAACTGCCAGCCCAGGCATGCTGTGCTAATTTGACACAGTGGCCTCCCTCTACCATGTAACCAGACACTAGCACAGGGCTTGATTTGGATAAACTCTCTCAGCTGCGCCCCTATTTATCTTGAGTCTTAAGGGCTAGCGGCATCAACTAgcttactttttcttttttttttttacctcaaaatctgGATTGACCATTAAACATCTCAAAGGATACTATGGCCCCTCAGGGCTCTGTTAGATTCCAGGAAAGTCTGCCCCTAAGATAGATTTGGGGCTGAATGGCCCGCGGAGTGCTAGAGAGAGGGACAGAGAAAGTTAAGAGTGCTGGATGCAGTCCGGTCCGGTTTGTGGAGGCCCTGCAAcccagcgagagagagagaactggGGCAGAGCCGGTTCTGCTCCCGCCTGGCGTTGCTGGGGCAGGGCCGAGGGTGAAGGGGGGGCAGCTCAACGCGTGAGCCCACATTAACCTCTTCCTCTTGGGCCGCTCCACGGGACCCAGGACTGATCCCAGCCAAGAATAACCTAACCTAGGGTAAGTACCTGATCATGCCCTAGTCACTGCCCTGTTTATAAGAGCTGTTTCCATAGTGTGGCAAATGTCCTTTAAGAATGTTTGAATGGGTGTGGTAAGTGCCATGATATATTAGGCAATTATTGTATATGACTGTATTTCCATTTTACCACATTGCATTTTTCTTTAGATATCTAAAATGGTATTAAATATCATTATCATTTTCCAAAAGGAGACTGTTTTCTTTTAGGGTCAATAGCAGTGTTGTTAGAGCCCCTTTTGAACTGTAATGAGAAACAGACTTttaatatgtcaaaaaaaaaaaaaaaaaaatcctgtaattTCTCCTCTTTAATACAACCTCAAGTATTGCTGGACACAGTTGTTAATTTTCATTGATAGTTCATGTAACACTTAAGATTAGAATAGCTGTTTATCTTTGGAATAGGTAAGTGCTTTTTTATTTGTACAGTGCTGCTCTGCTTAAGGCGGTTTCTCACTAGCCGACTGAAAATGGCTATTTGATAACAAAATTTTGGTCTCACATTATTCTGTTCAGTGCTTTCACACTAGCACTTTCTGGTTCGTACCCAGTTTCGTTTTACGTCAGTGTTCAGTttgtttggatgatgtgaaTGGTTTTCCAAGCTGTTGCTTTGATGTAAGCATACTGGTTCTGACCCAAAAATACATTGTGAACAGAATCCAGCAAGGGCAGTGAGAGAAGCAAGTTTCTGTTTCAATTCCCCATTACCCATATTTAGtcccagtaaaaaaaaagaaaagatgttTGAATTAGATCCGATCACTGTCTAAAATGATCATTTCAAAGGAGACTAGTTGACTTCAAGTCGTAAGTGACATTAACCCAGCAAGTAGTTAATGCACCATCACTGAGAGATGCTCCATTGGAAATCAACTGCAAAATCGGCTAGTGAGACCCTGTCTTTGGGTTGAATTTAAGACAGAGCTTTATCTGAATTATTGTTATAGTGATGCACTGAAATTTCAGCAACTGAAATTTTTCAGTTTTGGAGGGAAGAATTCATTGACCGAAATGGTGGCTCCGGTTTCATTACGCTTCTCTGATTGCGTGTTTTGACACTATCAGTGTCTACTTCGTGTACACAACGTGGATCAGCCACAACTTGAAAACTTGTCAGCTGCTATGGCTGGGTTGACAATATCAATTAAAGATCTTCATTTTGATGGACCGCAATCATTTAGtttatgctgttttcagttgattcATAAGCAAAACTTCACTAAATATTATTTGTAGTGCACATATCATCCAATAATCACAGTaagctttgttactttttatatGAAATGAGTCTGagctttcaaattctgtaaatttttaatacaaaattcaaacaaatgtCCTTAGTAAACTCATCAATgaaaacttaaattttgatttcgatgttaaaaaaaataatttcggTGCATCACTAATTATATGTGTTAACACCTGGATATGTATGACTGTTGATGACAGCATACTTCAAAACTTTCAAAAAGTGTATTCAGATCATTGGATAACTTTTACAATTGAATGCCTATTAAAAGCAttgcatttattaaacattaccCTTCTTGTATTGATCTTTTTAGTAATAGACAAACCTTACTCCAAAGCCATGCCTGTAAAATCCATGAAGAGATCCCAAACACAGATGAGTGAACAATGCCAGTGCTGCTGTCGCAGTGAACTAGGCAATGGTCCATTACTTCTGTCTACCTCACTTTctaattttgaattttttcttcttcctccATAAATGTATTTACCTTGGCCCCATGAAGATGTGGAGGATGTTAAATTTGTCATCAACTATGACTATCCAAACTCTTCTGAGGATTATGTTCATCGCATTGGCCGCACAGCTCGCAGCACCAACAAAGGTACAGCCTACACCTTCTTCACACCTGGAAACCTTCGGCAAGCTCGTGATCTGGTTCGAGTTCTTGAGGAGGCTAGACAGGCCATCAACCCCAAACTGCTGCAGCTGGTGGACACAGGTCGTGGGGGAAGTGGAGGTGAGAGTTTCAAGATGAGCTGAAGTTGGGCAGGCATGTTTCAGTTTGTAATATATCCTTGAAAAACTGGCACCATTTTAGAGGcaaatttttctttttcacatttcaaaatattgtaTCACTTGCCTAATTCCTGGCCTCTCACTGGCTACTTCTGTAGGTGGAAGGATGCGTTACCGTGGCAACAACTCAAGCTCAAATAACCCCAACCTGATGTACCAGGACGAATGTGAACGCCGTATGCGCTCTGCAACGGGGGGTAACAAGGGCAGCCGCAGCAACAACTTTAGCCGTGATGGAAGGTCAGGTGGGAGCAGCCGTGACGACCGCTTGTCTTCGTCTTCTTACAGAGATCGCAGTAGGGATGGACGAAACAACTACAACTCGGGGCCCTCCTATAACAGTGGAGGAGGTGACCAATACCAGAGCTATGGGGGTGGAGGAGGGGGGCAGTATGGCTCCAGAGGGGGAGGCTCACATCCAGGTGTAGGTGGTAGTGGGGGAGCCGGAGGGCAAGATCAAGCTGGGCCTCCCCAAGGTATGTTTGGAGCGCCGCCTCCAACTCCTCCTCAGCCTGGGCCAGGTCCGCAACCACTCATGGCACAACAGTTCCCTCCTCCACCACAGCCTGTCATTGGATTCATGGGTCCTGGCCCATACCCATTTGCCTCACCACCACCACCCCTTCCTCCCCCTCCCAGAAAGTAGCATCTAGAGGCATTGCTGTCTTTTCAAATCTTTTCTTGTTGTAGTAGTAACCTGCCCCTTTACCAGTCTGAACGTTTGAATATAGCTGTGTAATATGGTGTGCTCTTTATTTTCTGTTGTATTGTCATAGAAAAGAATGGCTTTGCGTTTAATCAAGCCAGTGGTCCAGGGTCTTGAAAGAAGGGCTTCTCGACTTTGTTTTTTGGTTCTCAAATCTTGGTCCTGAAGAAAAACCAGCTACGAAGCATCTTTAGTTTGTCATAAAAACTGAATTATCTTTAGatattgtgacttttttttgtgtatCTTCTTCAATACATCTTTTGATTACAGTTGGTCAATACTTATGATGtttattgatgtttttaaaaagtgtaatttgttttattaaagatACTTACTTAGTTTTGCTAACTTTTAGCCATTTTGCTAACTTCAACCACACACCCTGGAAAACCCACCCACCAATGTCTGCCAACTCAACGTCATCAACCtgcaaaaatgcaaaatgtttgATAGCTGGAGGTAGCTTCCATTTCAAAAGCTAACCACTCTGCATCTTGCCTTAGCACTAGCCAATTAATATGCTTAACCTTACCTATACCCAATGCATACATTAAATTATACTGTTGGTTTGCATTATTGCATTACTATATTGGATGATCAGGCATCACAAACAGCTATCCCCTGAGGTCCTGGACAAGACTCAGCTTGTTCATGACAGCCCTCTGATTGGAAGGGAGCTGGAAATGAACAAATTCTTTTTATATAATCACTTTGTATTACAGATTTTAATAAAGAGTTCAATACAGATCGTTCTCATCAATTTTTTGATTATATACCTTATTCAACTTTTGATCAAAGatttaaaattatgaaaacatgcattttaaaccCCAGAGAAAAAGAATAACTTTATTTCCCTTAAATACATATTTGCACTACATTCACTTCTCCATATGTTTAGTCTGTATAagtttttggcaaatgtacaTAATAGCAATACCGATATTTACACTTTGTCAGGTTGGAAGGACAATCTGGAATGCAACTGGCTTTATCACAGACCTTTAACTGTAGGGAGACACAAACTAGAATTGTTTATTTGAGAACTAATTTAAATTCCTGTCTGCAGTGAATTCTgatgcagcagcagcatccTGATTCAGCAAATTATTTCTGTTAACATTTTCTGAATACAGAATCCTTCTGATAACTTATCTCATACAAGCATGGTGAAGGGTGAAATAGTATTCATTAAACTGTACTGCACTGAAAGAGCCCAGATTAACTGTGGAACAATCAAGGATTCAAAAAAGTGTCTACCCAAGGGGCAAATGCTTGTTATTCTGCCAATTAAAAACAAGCAtcaaacacaaaaatatattcacattagcatgaaaaaaaaaaaaaaaatctgattaggCACGTACGGTAAATATAAACAAGACATCAGCGTGAAGTTCCAGAGCAGTACAGTGAACAGAACAAGGGCAATTTTAGGATTGAGGACAATCATAAATTAGATGCAAAAATTACATTGAATGAAGGGCTGTTTGATTTGTAATATAGTCTACTTTAAGTATTCCTTGCTAAGAAATTGATTCAAGTTTGGTGTTACCAGTAAAACCACATGCAGCCTGACAATACaatcaaacacacaaaaaactgaaatatgatCAAGAATGTGTGCAAGTGAACAAAACCTATTAATCAACACAATGAAAATGAAACAATTAGTGCAGAAATTTCACCTGCTCTATGTCATTACAGCTGACTGAGACTCCAGCATCTCAATTCACACGTGGAAGTAATGTCATAAATGACCACAAAACTCAACTCTCTAACTTTCAAACATTTAAAGCTTCATACAAAAAGGgcagaaaacaacaacaagggAAAAAAGGGGGGGATGGGGGCTGAAAAAAGTTAGAACTGgaattaaaaatcaaacaagtttatttaaagGCCTCCTCTCAGCACTCATCCGGACAAAGGCAGAGCCATTGACAGACTGGATATGAACTGCCATCAGGAAGCAGAGGGGCCACTAGCAGGAAATCAGTCTGTTTCTTTAAAGGTTTCCCCAGGACTCTGGCGGAGGGAACTGCTCTACATCTCCGCTTTCATCATGTGATTCTTCTCCTAAATCAAATGTCAGTTTGTATCTCAACCGCACCTTCTCCttcaaaaggaaaagaaaaaaatgcattggtAAGAACATGAAGAAATGCCATGTACTGTAATCAGATATCTACAAATCAGCAACAAAGACAGCTACACACATCTGACATAAGCCATAACCATAACCAGCACAGTTTGTGAGCTTTACAGACAAATCATATTCACATATACACTACTAGTCCAAAgtttggaagaaaaaaaaaaatgatttgaaCAAAGTCTTATTCTCACAAAGgctgtttttaatttaattgattaaaaatacagtaaaacagtaatattgtgaaatattaagatttgaaagaattttcattttaatatatttaaagatataatttattcctgtgattgtaaagctgaattttcagcagcaatAATTCCAGTCTCCACTTTGAACATTCATCATTCTAATGAGCTGATTTGCAGCTCAGTTATTAATAATGGTTTTTATTATCCTCAATGTTAATTCCAAAGAACAGCACttttttgaaatagaaatcttttgtaacatcataCGTCTTTAtgttcacttttgatcaatttaatgtgtctttgctaaataaaagtgtacatttcttttaaatctTACCCCAggcttttgaatggtagtgtatcacagtttccacaaaaatgttaagcagcaatttttaacattgaaaataagaagaaatgcttcttgagcactaaatcagcatattatgatAATGCAAGACTGAAGAGAGGAGTAACAGTtgctgacaattcagctttgacgtcacaggaataaataatgatttaaaatatattaaaatagaaaattattttaaattataataatatttcacattactgtttctactgtatttttgatcaaataaatgcagctttctttcaaaaacatttaatatctTAATTATTCTTTACTTTTGATGGGTAGTGCATAGGGCTGCAACAGTACACAAAATTGATGTTTCAGTACATACCTCAATATTGGAATCACATTTTGGTACAGCAAAGAGAACAAAGAATCTGTCTTGAAATTATTATTCATGTTACAAATGGTGGCACAGTTACGAGTCTTCTTTTTACTGCCAAATCTCAGGCTTAAGATACATTTTACTAAACTCAGTTTTGAGGTTTGACGTCTATTGGACCACACACAAGAGCAAATTAATTTCTCTTCTAATAACTATTGTACTCCAGGTCCTTCAAGGTCTCTGTTGCTTTGCGATGTCAGTAAATTCATTCAGTCTTACTCAGAGTGGAtagaataataaatacaatatagcattagacaaggaaaggcagtattcacATCTGgtaaggtaagccagcaagaacagcagcgaaaaatggcagatggagcaataattgACAAtaaactgacatgatccatgatatcatgatatttttagtgatatttgtaaattgtctttctaaatgtttcattagcatgttgctaatgtactgttaaatgtggttaaagttaccatcatttcttactgtattcacggagacaagagagccgtcgctattttcatttttaaacatgtgcattaaacataatgcataaacacagagcatagcctcaaactcatacagaatcaaacgtaaacatcaatactttactcacataattcgaagcatgcacacagcatgcatgacgaacatcttgtaaagatccatttgagggttgtattagctgtgtgaactttgtaaatgcactgtaatatagtcgagagctcgtgaggcagggagcacgccatttaaaggggcggcgctgctaaaatcagtgtatagttaatgatgccccaaaataggcagttaaaaaaattatttaaaaaaaatctatggggtattttgagctgaaacttcacagacacattcaggagacaccttatatagacttatattacatcttgtgaaaaagcattcttgggcacctttaatcgaCATATATCATTATATCACCGTAATTTCGTACTGTTAAAGAAATAACAGTTAACATAACAGTATGGCCATCTTTAATACATTCttgaaattatttgaatgatCTCAACAAGCtattacaagtaacatgtccATATGTTACCATATATTATTTATGGTGTACAGTGGCGTACTGCACATCTGTGAGGCCCCCCCGCAAAGCATTAGATGGGGCTACCCCCAGAATGTGGCATTAGGTGACATTGTTCTCAGGCTGTTTTATCGTCTTTCCacagttgaaacactgattgatcgATTGCGCAATAGTTTAAGACGCAATAGTTTGATACGCGATACATTTCGGGAAATTATtttgtatctttcaacattctTTCTgctgttcattcatgtttagtTGCTGCTGTAATAGTAGTAAAGTCTAAAGAGGAAGAGATTgatcttgaaaataaaagctatcaataagaaaagaaaagaaaatctaCATATTTGTGGTTTATCCACGATGTGCACAAATTAGAACACAGTCAAAACATGAGAAGAAGCTCCAAACCTCATTTCCAAACCTTGTTTCGGTCAATGATTTCAGCCCTCCATTTCGAtcgaaaaaaaaatagctgtttCGGCCACAAATTTTCAGTAATTTCGATCGATTTCGGTGCATCAAATGATATAGGCCTAAACTAAATTCATGTATTTACAGTAGgctaaaagaataaagaaataactCTAGAATTATTGGCTTAGCTACATGGAGAAGAACTTCAGACATTCCAGTAGCTGACCATTAGCAGGGCTGGCGATGGGGTAAATAGGTTTgtgcaaaatataataataataataataataataataataataataatgataataatatcaacaataataatgtctcaacaaagaccaaacatatttatttgtctcAGTTAACGGCACAAGTCCACTAACAGTAACACAACGC
Above is a genomic segment from Chanodichthys erythropterus isolate Z2021 chromosome 21, ASM2448905v1, whole genome shotgun sequence containing:
- the ddx17 gene encoding probable ATP-dependent RNA helicase DDX17, which encodes MRGSSSYGDRDRDRGRDRGPRFGSSRVVQPPPKKFGNPGDRLRKKKWDLDQLPKFEKNFYSEHPEVHHMSQYDVEEYRKRKEITVRGSGCPKPVTNFNQAQFPQYVMEVLLQQNFKEPTAIQAQGFPLALSGRDMVGIAQTGSGKTLAYLLPAIVHINHQPYLERGDGPICLVLAPTRELAQQVQQVAYDYGKSSRIKSTCVYGGAPKGPQIRDLERGVEICIATPGRLIDFLEAGKTNLRRCTYLVLDEADRMLDMGFEPQIRKIVDQIRPDRQTLMWSATWPKEVRQLAEDFLHDYVQINIGALELSANHNILQIVDVCMENEKDNKLIQLMEEIMAEKENKTIIFVETKKRCDELTRRMRRDGWPAMCIHGDKSQPERDWVLSEFRSGKAPILIATDVASRGLDVEDVKFVINYDYPNSSEDYVHRIGRTARSTNKGTAYTFFTPGNLRQARDLVRVLEEARQAINPKLLQLVDTGRGGSGGGRMRYRGNNSSSNNPNLMYQDECERRMRSATGGNKGSRSNNFSRDGRSGGSSRDDRLSSSSYRDRSRDGRNNYNSGPSYNSGGGDQYQSYGGGGGGQYGSRGGGSHPGVGGSGGAGGQDQAGPPQGMFGAPPPTPPQPGPGPQPLMAQQFPPPPQPVIGFMGPGPYPFASPPPPLPPPPRK